TCGAGCCGGTGCACAGGCAATCAAAGAGAAAGTAGTCGACCTTTGGGATTCCCAAGTGCATATTGCAGGCTGCGGTTAGTCGTGTTCGTACACggtatatttttgaaaatctacATCTCTCAACAGCAAGTGCACACAATGAAACGAGTTTCACATTTTATACAGCGTAATTCGTTCATTCGATCGTTATCGTCTCGTTGTTTGCAAGGCAAATTCGAATCTCGAGGCTAGATTTCAGTGAACTGTacaaaaatgagaaaaaaagataaacaaaaacagCGGGTGTGCGGCTAGCCAGCAGGAACCGGATTTTTATTTACCTATGCTAGATTTTAAGTGAAAGTGTTTCCAACAGATTAAGTATTTTCTCGGAAGGATAACGATCTGCCCACTCTCTGATGTAAAAGTAAATCAGTTTTATGTGCGGAACAACGTTGCGGTTTTTTCATAAGCTGTTCGTCGAATCCTATAACaatgttaaattaaaatttgcatAATTTCGCTAAATACTTCGTCGTAAGGTATTTTATCTGGTACTTTGAATAACGTGCAAATACACAGTCTATAGACGTAGAGTAGAATAGACGACGCTGTTTAGCAATCGCTTTCGTCTCGTTTAAAACAGAGAATTCTTCGAACTATAGCTGCGGAGGTTTTACGGATATTCCATCGGGAAGATTACTCAACGCGTTTCCAAACTGTTCGCGCCAAACGACCGTCGTGTTTTGTCCCCcggaaaaattctaaatacaaTATTAATGAGCCGTGAATAGAGGAAACGCTAAACTGGCCCATAATCGTACTTTAATATGGTTTAATAAAcgttcatttttcaatttcaattaCTGTATGCATAATTGATTTAATAATAAGAATCTCCAAAAGAGTTTATTTTCCTTAACAAACCTTCGCATATATTCGAATTTGTATTCAAAATGATTTTCCTTTTGGGTCTTAAATTAAGATAATTCCTCTTGGCCTAAGAGGACATTTTTATGAGTGTAGTGACTTTTATAATGTTatctttatataataaaaatcctCCCTAACTCAAGTATACAAGTGCATCCGGCAGTCGACCATATTACCCAATGTACGCTTATTCCCAAGAAAGTCCTCCTCTCAAAGGATCCAACCGGCAAACACAACAATACATCACAAGCCACGGATTCCACACTCGATCACCGTTGACCATCTCAAGGCCGTGACGTCACTCGCCTCATACCCGAGAAGATGCCCACATCATCGTCCAAGTAACTTTCCGGGAAGAGGACCAAGAAAGTGAGACCGTCGATTTAAAGatactcgtcgtcgtcgtcgcggagAGGAATAGacgttatatattataaaaaaaaaaatacacgcgcGTATATTCTCCGgctcgagaaagagaaagagagttatggttatctcgtttttttttctgggcTCGCGGGAGCGAGGAGCTGCCGCCGCTGTGGCGATCGCCAGTAAGAGAGAACTTTCACTTTACTGAGGCCGCAGTCGCAGTTACATATACACCTTTGTAGGTGTGTATCTGCATGTGTGCGCCGTACACGGACCTCTTAAATATTCCTCGaaactcgacgacgacgacgacgacgacgtcgagacTCTCTTCACTTTCATGCGCGCACAGGCGGGCGAAccctttttttttccttctttttaaACGCTGCACGACGATGTGTTCTTTTATCTTTCGACTCTCGCTCGAAAATTCCCGGCAGGATGTACGTAAAAGCTTTACGTAAACTGTCATAACTCGCCTGTGTATAGGAGGAATGTGTATAAGAGTTTCTTTCCCTTTTCTTGAACTCCGTGACGTCTTTCTCCTCCTCGACGGTCCGCGACGGAGTAGGCGTTATAATATGAAAtccgagttttttttttataacgtcCGGATCGAGAGCGCCTAATGATTGTTCTGGCTCTCGGGAGAAAGTGAGATCTCGACGACAGCGCGAGCGAGGGTTTCTAATTATTTGCCGTTATGTGCTGACACTGAAGCTGTTTTTTGTGTGGGACAAAAGGTAAGGGTTTATGTAATCGAATGGTACgtgttataaaatatatatttgtagtTTGGATGATTTGGTTGAAGTTGGTGTTTGAGATTGTTAAAGATACGCGCAGTTGTCGAGGGGAATTTTTAGTGGTCCAACCGGACTTGCTACGACTCGGCTTACGCCTGCATTATAACTGtcgttttcaaaaaatttgtgCAATAGATGTACGCGTGATACGATTTTAGTAGTCGTCCTGCATTTTACGCGAGGTATTTTTGCGCAGAATATTCAGTTATCTGATTATAATGTAGGTATCGTAATCAACGATGTGTAAGAGATTACTTTTACGTTTATGAAACTTTTGAAATAATCGTTAAGGCCATTATGATGATGAGTGTTAAACTCATTAAATGATTAGTTTTATCTTAATTGTGCTCGGTATTTCAGTTTAGCTCGTTATTATGAATGCATTTGGAATGTAgtatgtgtatttttattttgaaaatcttctaatatttatatgaaataataaaaaatatcacatTTCAAGTTTAATAAAACTTGTTATTGTATCGATCTATCACTGTAACGTTCGATTTAAATCAGGCAACGAAACTGAGATGGCAGCAGTTGAcaatgtaatatatttttttctaattagaACAATATTTACTCGTGTGTTTTGTGACGCATAATCTTACTTTGCCAAACGTATACTAATTAACCAATCGTACATCGATAAATAAAGGCTGTCACTTCTTCCTAGCATAAAATATGATCAAAGGTAtgtacaattaaaataattttgcttttaAAATCTCTCAAGTAATTTTAAATGCCAGCCACACCGCATAAATTCAGAAGTCAAAACAACTAGCTTCAACCGAAATTCCATAAAGCCTGCGACACTGGTATCGAAGACACAGCCACAGCAAAAAATACCAAGTCTACAATTTCCACGCCAAAACACTGCAACTCAATTCAATTATAATCAAACTGTACAGTTCAATATAAAACGATGGAGAATCCTGCAGGGCTTGCTAAAGCGCCAACAATAATCAAATCAAAAGTACCGCAACACGCCGGTGTCACGATCGTCCCCGCATCCCATAATTACCCCCTTTTCCTCAATCTTTCTTCTCTTCAGTCCAACAAGCCTTATAAACCCCAAGAGGGTCACGAGACGTCTAGCTCAGAAACGCGACACATCGCAAAAAGCCCAGCCGCACATCCGATCTTCACGTATAATTCAATTCGAAGCTTCCCTACGGAACAGGTGCAGCATTTTTCCGTTAGCCACGAGGAGGTCGAGTCGCCGAGTGCCATAGCCtccttttgtttatttatttatccacTTTTCTTTGCGCGGCCAgcgctacacacacacacacacacacacagagctgTCTCGTCAAAGGAATATAAGCCGAAGAGAAATGCCTGACACGTCGACAAGACACGGAGGGAGACAAGACGTCATGGTATACGTATGTGCACatacactgcacacacacacatacgtcgCGGAAAAAGGCTATCTCGTGGTGAAGGTTGCGGACTCTCTCGGCGCTCGCACTGCACGACTTTTCTTGCGCGCTGTCTGCTGACCCGATTTTCCAAAGCTATAGCTATAGACTCGGCACACTCTGGTCTAGGCTTCGTTTCTCGGCTATGTGTGTTGGAGTCGACGGCTCTGCGTTCGCTTCTTCTTCCTTGAGGCAATTATACGTTTCGCGAGAAACAATATAGACTCGCGGTTCCATAAACGGCATTTGATTCGAATTTTTTGTTGCTGTCGCGACTGTGAAGGAAATCGCTGGAAATGTATGGCCGTTTGTGTGAACGGGAAGTTGTTTGTTTTAGACGGACTACAGCTTGGAATGTGCAGAGGCTTCTTACGAAGTGTATACTGTAATTATGATGCAACTCTTTTGCTTCTATTGAAATTTTTGTggaaatgaaaattgaaaaaagtaagcGTCAACTGATGCAGCAGTAACAGCCGAACGTCTCAAGACGAGGCATGTGATCGGATGGTAAAATACCGAGAGTTGGACCAAAGTGTATAGAACAACGTGACTCATGGTTTTTATGGAGGTAAGATCGAAACCGAATTTAAGCATTTGCATATACGCCAGTCATCTTTAGGCTGAGTTTCAAACGAAATATCGCAATTTCGTTTTCCTCTGTCGCCAAAATACGATgtaaaactttattttctaagacaatttttttattaggctcagtaaatgaatatatttgtACTAATAGTTTGATTACTTGTCTATTCTTATGAATTgcatttacataaaaaatgaatcacaCCTTTTAGTGACCTTGGAATTTCTCAATTATTTATGATTGAAAACTCGATTTACCCATGCGTATTTGcatttagaatttttgtttttaaaccTACATAGTTCGCgagaaatcaatttttttaaatcaagttAATTAAATGCGCGTTTTAAGATTTTTAGAAGAAAGAAaggaaggaatgcgaaccaaatTCGGGccatattttgtaaattttgtcgTCCTTATACATCTTAGTTTTTTATGTTTTCGACTACTCAtagaatcaataaaatcaatTCAGTAAacgtgcaaaaaaaaaaaattaaaataaaaccaccCATACTTAACcggttgatattttattctcGATCACTTTTTTCGGTAGGAACCTTATTGTCTCGATTTGCGTATTTCGAATTTCTGTCCCCAACAGATTAATTTCTTTTATCAGTACATCAACAGTTTATTTCTCTCATTGTATTAtcagaaataattcaaacaaacTCCAGAATCttacaataactaaaaaattgTTCAGCTGTTTTCGAAATTCCGTTAAGAGAACATAACATAATACCATAGCCGCACGCGATCCCGCATTCGAACGGTAACCGATTTCATTTAAACAGTCGAAGAATGTTAATACAGTTGCATTCGCTCTATACCCACACACTTTAGTTATTTCTATTAAAGCGAAAATATATTCCAGGCAATCTCATTACCCAGCCGATCTCTCCCATACCGCCTCAAACGGCCGATCGTAAAATCGGTTAGCTCGCCGATCTCCCCGACAACTCGaaaaccgaaaaaaagagCATCAGAGCGAGAAAAGAATCCAGCCGATTGTACACAATCCTCTTGCGGCTGTGTGCAAGTGTAATTAGAATCTCTCGCGGCGTGTCTTGGCGCAACagcaaagagaaagagagacctACCTACGGCTCCCAGAAGGAAAGTAGCCGCCGCAAGAGCGACGATCGTCGAGAGAGTCATCGCCGAGCGCCGCGACATCAACAAATTCGACGGCGGCGGCACACTTTGCCGATTCTACGGCGATGATCGTCCCTCGCATCTGACGAGGCTCCTTCTAAAACTCGGCTCCTCCATAAAACGACGTGTCTTGCGCGCAGAAGCGTTTTCTCTTTCGGATGGACGAAAATCGACgactgcacacacacgcacacacacgcacacacacactgcaccGCACTTTCTTCGAAATGTTCCGGACCTTTCTATTTTAAAGCGTCACTCGTCTTGTGTGAGTCGCCAGTCGAAGCATTATTTCTGCACCACgaaatcacacacacacgcatacacacgcgcgcgcgcgcgcgcggtttttctttttacacacGAGTCGAGGTCAAAGTCCGCGAGAGTCAGGTGCGAGTACAATATCCTCGGCGTCGAGCTCACCGAGTGATCCGATTTTTCGTCTCGGCTCGCAGCGACTCTTCCGCGCTCGGCAGCATGATTTTCTCTTCTCGACTCGCTCTTTTACCCCACTCAAGATTTTGGCCGCGTTATCCACTTCCTCGCGAGCAGCTCGTCCTCCAAAGCCGGTCGATGCGATCGTTATGCGCGAGGAAAATCGGTAGAGGGTAGGTTTTTTCGGGAAAATCGTAGGCGGTCTCTTTTGTCGATTGTAACACACACGAGAAAGCCGTACACGGGCGACAGCAACGGCGGTCCGATAGCAACTACCTTTCTCGGTCGGCCTGCTCCTTTTGCCGTGGGCACCATCTCTCTCGCCGCGATGCTCGTGGAGGGGCCTGACGGCTctgggtatatatatatatatatataggtatactcgCTCTGTGTGTTATACCCGTGGAGAAAGAGCTGCGCTGCTGTCGGCTTTCGCGGTTATAGGAGCTAGGCCGCTGCCGGGaaggtgtatgtgtgtgtgtgtgtatgtatgtgtgtgcaatacctggagagagagagagactggctCGTGAAGGGATAGGTTGGGTGCAGTGGTGTGTATGTGGTATACCGTGATGGAGAACGCGCTCACTTTCGCGTTGCAGAGGTGTAGGCACTTTTGCACGGCCGAGAGGTGAACGTCTCTATTATTGACCGTAAATCTAATATTTGATCGGGCTTTGAATGTTTTGTTTTAGTTTAATCGCAGTTTTGTGGCCGAGACGTTGgtttttggaatttttttgaaatcgcCGATTATAAGAAAGTTAATTGGTTGCTTTCAAAGAATTTATGacgaataaaaatttgaattttcatatttttttgtaaatattattaaaatccgTAAACCAGAATGTGCACCTAATAGAGTCTTATATTTACGAATTCGATTTGCATTCCGGTCAGATCTAGAAATACACTTGAAAAAGGCAGCTTCCATTTgcatgaatttattattatgaggatttttacaaatttgcaTCTCAATTGGATCCGTAAACTCTTCGCCGTTCGCAAAAATATTCCCAAACAAGTATGCAAAAATTTCggattaaatttcaattaaactataattttgttacaataaaaaatttaacgtTCATTTGTATCAGATACAAAGTCATTATTTTGCATCGCTCAAACATCACTATGTTGTGATGTGcgaaagaagaagatgaaaaagaaagaaaacacgTGCGCCAAGGCAATGTCAAGGATATACAATGAAACGAAGCTATATAGACATAAGCGAACGATGAACCGCTAACAAGGTAAGCGCGTATATTTACTTTATATATAAATGGGGTGTACCGTATAGCAAAAGTCGTCAGTTCGTCGTGAGCTAGTTTCAACGCCAGGTTAAAGGAAAGAAGCTTACATGTGCGGTTTTAGTATGCATTGAATCAACCCGCAATTTTAGagattgaatatttttaccatGTCCAAGTAAGTGAGAAtcttttgtttgaaaaaaaaacacaaaaaaataaaatttttgtttaaattcgtTAACTGACGCAAAGTTTATGTTTTACAGATTCGGCTCACCCGATCACGATAGCATTTGGTTCGAGGATAAATCCTTACGACACCCAAATGGAGCACACTTTGATAATCTTCGAAATGAAATCAAGTCCTGGAGGGAACACGTATTGTCAAGTGGCATTTATCCTTGCTTCACATCTTGGgtaagtaaaatttaaaaaataagcaaaatttcataaacagttgacatataattaatatttgttttattattatcgaaGGCTTTAGAATCCAAGACAGATTCCGAAGAAGATATCGGttcaatgattgaagtttcgGATCTCGAGTCAGAAACGCAAGATGAAGCAGACGATTGTGAGACAGCATTCGATGTTCAGAATTATTACACGAATAACAAAAGTCGAATGGAAACTTTGTGGAAACTCTACCGGAATATTGGAGAAACCGTCGAAGACATGAAAATCCGACTAGCTCACTCATCGTCGCAGAATAAAAGTTTTACGTGCAgtgaatataataattcgcAAAATAAGTGTATCAAAACGGAATCTGAATCTAGTGATtgtgaaaaagaaaacgagagCACCGACTCGAGTATTACGGCAGAACAGCTGGATACAAAGTctgatgaaattttaataaaatcagaAAGTGAAAAGAGTGAATTTCATGATAACAATCTTAGCAATTCAAATACTTTCGATGACGTTCTGGACATTCAACTTCGCGAATCGAACAAAAATATCCACGACGATATCGATACTCAAGACTGGCCATCCGAATCTTCGATCCATTGGCACAACTCACGCAATTCTGAGTCACGCGTCGATCCGACGCCTAACTGTACATACGACCTTCCGCGTCTGAAACAAATCACGAAGGAGGaacttattttcgagaaaaaaactACCTCGAGGAAGAAACGCACCGCAGTGGTTGACGTCAAGAAAGAAGAATCCGCAGGTGGTAGTGGAAAAAAGAGCAGAGAACCGATTATTGTTGACATGTATGGTATTCGAACTATCAATTACAACGAAAGTCCTCCAAAAGTGAAAATACCCGACTGCTTCAAAACGTCGAGATTGAGCGACAGCAGTTGTGACGAAGAGATCGAATTGGTCGAGGAAAAGCGTCACCCgtcgattttgaaaaatcgttttcGAAATAACAAAAGAAAACGGAGCGTCGATAACGATTTCTTGCTCGCGTACGCGGTCAATTTGTCAAGCGAGTCAGATGCTGCTGAAGCTTCTTTGATAAAGAAGATACGCGGTGAGGAGAATTCGAAGGATTTCGACCGCTTATCAGAAGAGGATCTGGAGGAACAGTTAGAAATCGTTAATAACACAATGAGCACAACTACTTCTAGCTCAAGCTCGTCATGCACGTGTACGCGATCTTCGTGCTCGTGCTCGGCTTCCGTATCATCTTCTGAGGTGGAAAATTAGATTTTGTTAAAAGTAGTTGAAATGAATtaatgttgattttttttgttacatttgAATGAAACATTGTTAACCTTTGTTAAATTTTGATTATGGTGCATGAGTAAGAAGCATTTCGAATATTTTGATGAAGCAtttgttaattattaaaaataaatagaatcTAATTTACATGAAATTAAGGCTGTATTTAATAATAGATTATTCTTTACTCTtgtaaaatttaaactgtATGTATAGGTACAGAGATCagaaaaattttacttttgttgtGTATACTACCTTATACCGACATTCGATAAATAAGTTTTAGCGCCAATAATTATATAAGTTACGGTTGATAAGCTTGTtgatgaaataaaattaaaaaaataaaatacataagcTAGAAAAAGACCGATCTATCGAACTCCGCGATCGatattaacagaaaaatttacaattttatttaattccaGCAGTGAATGAAAAAGCCTGATTCGCAAGGCAAAACTAATATTTGTTTAATGTATATAGAGTAAGGATGTGCCAATAAGCGACGATCATggaattaataaaaaagtgaaatttatttacattcttACGTGAATTATATACACGTTGAGTATATACAAAAATGGTTgaccttaaataaattaagggACGGTGAAGCAAAACATAGATATGTAGACGCaagagtaaaataaaattaagttaGACGTTTACAATATAATACAAATAGAAATAACGCCATTCTTAATCAATGTCATACTGTGCAAGAATTAATAAGTGAGTCGAAGTCTTCTTCggttaaatattttaaaacagtTTCAAAAGCCAAGAAGCTCGGGTCGGCGAATTTTAGCATCCTACTCAAAGCAAAAAGGGCTCGCTCGTTCTTCTGCTGTCTAGCGCGAGCCACTTCGAATTTCTCCTTCAACCGCCATGCATAGACAGGATAAGCTTCTCGATAATTGACCTCGAACTCCTGAACGAATTTCTCGTTTCTAAAGTTACGAGCCACCACTTCCAGTGGTTTCGTTAGAACGGAAAAGTACGTGATGGACGTACCCTCGATCTTGCTGTTCCTCATGGCCGTCAGCTCGGCCTGGCACTTCTCGTAGTACGCCTTCGACCTAGGGTTTGCGTTAATCAACTTCAGGTTGTACTCGTCGAACACTTTCTCGTTCGTCCTAGCCTCGACCTCGGCCGTGTGCTCGATGATCAAGCGTTCTGCATCGTCGGGCTCTTCACTGTTGGCGGGTCTGTTCGAGATTGCTATCTCCAGGGCTGTCCTCTCGTGAATCTTCTGATTCAGGTTGGCGCCACAGTCGAGCAGCACTTTTATCGTCCTCCTCCTGTCCTCCGCGGCATTAGGTCGATCCATTTCGCATTCCAACGCTTCGTAAAGTTCTTGCGTTGCACCATTACTAAACGTGTTGTTATCTACGACCAGCGCTAATGGCGTGAAATCACTATACAAGTCGTAATCACCACGTACCAACCTGTTGACGTCATCACCATCGGCGATCAACTGCTGAACGTGCTGTGGTCTAAACCACAGACTTGCGAGATGCAGCGCGGTCAGACCATAAGTGCACTTGGTTATTCCTTTCTTCAGCATCAGGTTCATCACGCTGATATCCTCGTTGTAGACTGCGAATTTCAAAGCGTCGTTCTCGTCCATGTTCTCTCCCGTCAACTTCAGGTCCGCATTGTACTTCTCGATGCAGAGCTTGACCAAGTCGATGTCCCCGTACATCAGAATATAATGGAAGGGAGTTTGCAAGAAATCGGAGTCCGAAAATATGGAAGAATCCGAATAGTTCAAATCGCTCGAGTGGAACTGGTTCAAATCACCTCCCGCCTCCAGAAGTGTTCTGATGATAACGTCGAGAC
The sequence above is drawn from the Nasonia vitripennis strain AsymCx chromosome 4, Nvit_psr_1.1, whole genome shotgun sequence genome and encodes:
- the LOC100678644 gene encoding dentin sialophosphoprotein-like is translated as MSKFGSPDHDSIWFEDKSLRHPNGAHFDNLRNEIKSWREHVLSSGIYPCFTSWALESKTDSEEDIGSMIEVSDLESETQDEADDCETAFDVQNYYTNNKSRMETLWKLYRNIGETVEDMKIRLAHSSSQNKSFTCSEYNNSQNKCIKTESESSDCEKENESTDSSITAEQLDTKSDEILIKSESEKSEFHDNNLSNSNTFDDVLDIQLRESNKNIHDDIDTQDWPSESSIHWHNSRNSESRVDPTPNCTYDLPRLKQITKEELIFEKKTTSRKKRTAVVDVKKEESAGGSGKKSREPIIVDMYGIRTINYNESPPKVKIPDCFKTSRLSDSSCDEEIELVEEKRHPSILKNRFRNNKRKRSVDNDFLLAYAVNLSSESDAAEASLIKKIRGEENSKDFDRLSEEDLEEQLEIVNNTMSTTTSSSSSSCTCTRSSCSCSASVSSSEVEN
- the LOC100679868 gene encoding putative ankyrin repeat protein RF_0381; the encoded protein is MKRMSQCKDDIADENGNTALHYAISYQEFEMAKKLISLGVDVCAANSDQVTPLQLAIANRIPIGCLDKRTADLGKRVPLFSICLDSYDCAVNARNDKVLKALGCNRIRSDDDNRKLVKMLLDAGADVNVKDLFECSPIHCAVYTGDLELVNILIDAGADVNGHNDLGVTALHYAVLCRNVSMVQLLLNRGALANASYNNVCEPPLFWASMLNWDNGLDVIIRTLLEAGGDLNQFHSSDLNYSDSSIFSDSDFLQTPFHYILMYGDIDLVKLCIEKYNADLKLTGENMDENDALKFAVYNEDISVMNLMLKKGITKCTYGLTALHLASLWFRPQHVQQLIADGDDVNRLVRGDYDLYSDFTPLALVVDNNTFSNGATQELYEALECEMDRPNAAEDRRRTIKVLLDCGANLNQKIHERTALEIAISNRPANSEEPDDAERLIIEHTAEVEARTNEKVFDEYNLKLINANPRSKAYYEKCQAELTAMRNSKIEGTSITYFSVLTKPLEVVARNFRNEKFVQEFEVNYREAYPVYAWRLKEKFEVARARQQKNERALFALSRMLKFADPSFLAFETVLKYLTEEDFDSLINSCTV